AAATCCTTCAAGCCACGTTCGAAGATTCCGTAGCTTCAAGCAGTTTAACCCAGGGGTAGGCATACCCCAGACTGGAATGTCTCCTTCCAGAGTTGTACCAGTTTTTAAACTTCGTGCTGAACGCACGAAGCTGGGCAATATTCGTCAATTCTTCCCGGAAGACGCCGTCATATTTGAAGGTCCGGTTGAGCCTTTCCAGGATGCCCATTCCTCGCTTCTGTGAGACCTTGGCCCGTACCCAGTTGCCCGGCTCCTGACGGGCCGCCTGGAATGCGCCAGACGTAAAATCTGAGCCACCATCAGTCATGATCAGGAGCTGCTCGTCTATGCCGAGATGGTGCAGCACATGGACTCCTTGTTGCAGCGCGGCCACCGCGCTGCTGGCAGAGAGATTCCGGACCACTTCAATGTGCAGCAGTGCGCGACTTTCCACGTCCAGAACGAGGTAAGCCCAGCAGATCCCGTCCGGTAGGCTGAGCCGTGTGGCATCCATCTGAATTCGGCGGCCCGCTGGCCAGAGAACGATAGAGGTAGGGCATGCCGATGGACGGCGCTTCTTTCTGGGAACTGGGCGCTGCACCTTCAACTCCACCATGCAGCGACGAACAGTATGGAGGCCCGGAGCAGGCCGCAGAACATCTTGTTGTAGGGCCTGATAAATCAGACGGTAGCCGCTGAGTGGCTCTTCAAGGGCTTTCAGCCGTACCTCTTCCAGGACGTGCTGACGTCGCTCCGTCCGCTGTGCAGAACGCTCTGCGTTCTGCCGGGCATCGCGCAGGACGTGATATGGACGCTCCACCTCGCCAGCAAATCTGCTGAGACTGAGTTTCGGGTGGTCTCTGAGCAACTCCTGATAGCACGCCAGGAGTTCATCTACGCTCAGAGACCCCGGATTTTTTTTGCAATGTAGAGCGACAATTCCTTATCCGCAATGATGGCCTTGAGCTGCTGGACTTCCTTCTCCAACTTCTTCTGGGCTGCATCCGGCCTGGCTCCCTGGAGGCGGGCACGGCCCGCTTCCAGAAACTGGGCACGCCAGGTGTGAATCAAGC
This sequence is a window from Deinococcus radiophilus. Protein-coding genes within it:
- a CDS encoding transposase, whose product is MGKQRKTWSPELKEQLVLAVLSGEHTIAEAAREYEVSESLIHTWRAQFLEAGRARLQGARPDAAQKKLEKEVQQLKAIIADKELSLYIAKKIRGL
- a CDS encoding integrase core domain-containing protein; its protein translation is MLRDHPKLSLSRFAGEVERPYHVLRDARQNAERSAQRTERRQHVLEEVRLKALEEPLSGYRLIYQALQQDVLRPAPGLHTVRRCMVELKVQRPVPRKKRRPSACPTSIVLWPAGRRIQMDATRLSLPDGICWAYLVLDVESRALLHIEVVRNLSASSAVAALQQGVHVLHHLGIDEQLLIMTDGGSDFTSGAFQAARQEPGNWVRAKVSQKRGMGILERLNRTFKYDGVFREELTNIAQLRAFSTKFKNWYNSGRRHSSLGYAYPWVKLLEATESSNVA